A portion of the Longimicrobiaceae bacterium genome contains these proteins:
- a CDS encoding response regulator, whose protein sequence is MSAPAPAVLLVEDNDAIRTAFTILLEDSGFRVASAARGADALRLAGESRPDVVVLDLGLPDMGGLDVARALTAPGGTRIPIVALTGRALDSERAEALAAGCAAFLTKPVDTHELLRVIGSFAGID, encoded by the coding sequence GTGAGCGCTCCCGCGCCCGCGGTGCTGCTCGTGGAGGACAACGACGCCATCCGCACCGCCTTCACCATCCTGCTGGAAGACAGCGGCTTCCGCGTGGCCTCCGCCGCCCGCGGGGCCGACGCGCTTCGGCTGGCGGGCGAGAGCCGGCCCGACGTCGTGGTCCTCGACCTGGGCCTGCCGGACATGGGCGGGCTGGACGTGGCCCGCGCCCTCACCGCCCCCGGCGGCACCCGCATCCCCATCGTCGCGCTCACCGGCCGCGCGCTCGACTCCGAGCGCGCCGAGGCGCTGGCTGCCGGCTGCGCGGCCTTCCTCACCAAGCCGGTGGACACGCACGAGCTGCTGCGCGTCATCGGCAGCTTCGCGGGAATCGACTGA
- the rho gene encoding transcription termination factor Rho: VLQAIIEGVAINYPEAVLIVLLVDERPEEVTEMEMLGHGEVVASSFDCPAERHVAVAEMVLEQARRQVESGKDVVIVLDSLTRLARAYNTTERGTGRMLSGGIDAGALEKPKRFFGSARKVRGGEGSLTIIATALIETGSRGDEVIFEEFKGTGNCEIVLDRELADKRIFPAINVEKSGTRREDLLLPPEAIDKVYQLRRALHSLQPDDAVQLLVKQMSDTKSNTELLAKLR, translated from the coding sequence GTGCTCCAGGCCATCATCGAGGGTGTCGCCATCAACTATCCCGAGGCCGTGCTCATCGTCCTGCTGGTGGACGAGCGCCCGGAAGAGGTGACGGAGATGGAGATGCTGGGCCACGGCGAGGTGGTCGCCAGCTCGTTCGACTGCCCCGCCGAGCGCCACGTGGCCGTCGCCGAGATGGTGCTGGAGCAGGCGCGCCGCCAGGTGGAGAGCGGCAAGGACGTGGTGATCGTGCTCGACTCGCTCACCCGGCTGGCCCGCGCGTACAACACCACCGAGCGCGGCACCGGCCGCATGCTCTCGGGCGGCATCGACGCGGGCGCGCTGGAGAAGCCCAAGCGCTTCTTCGGGTCGGCGCGCAAGGTGCGCGGCGGTGAGGGCAGCCTCACCATCATCGCCACCGCGCTGATCGAGACGGGCAGCCGCGGCGACGAGGTGATCTTCGAGGAGTTCAAGGGCACCGGCAACTGCGAGATCGTGCTGGACCGCGAGCTCGCCGACAAGCGCATCTTCCCCGCGATCAACGTGGAGAAGAGCGGCACCCGGCGCGAGGACCTGCTCCTCCCGCCCGAGGCCATCGACAAGGTGTACCAGCTTCGCCGCGCGCTGCACTCGCTGCAGCCGGACGATGCCGTGCAGCTGCTCGTCAAGCAGATGTCCGACACCAAGTCCAACACCGAGCTTCTCGCCAAGCTGCGCTGA
- a CDS encoding ABC transporter ATP-binding protein: protein MKQLRALLPYLRPYRVLIAWGIVLVVASNALNMASVECIKWGTDVLDRQGAGGAPMIARYAGLLVLFALLSGAGRYGMREILNGVSRRVENDLRDDLFAHLLRLDAGFFGGHPTGEIMSRATNDISAVRMVAGPAYMYLANTVVFAVFALGRMAWIDARMTVLSLVPMVLLPPVTIGFGNVIHDRFEKIQEQFGVLSTMAQENLAGARIVKAYGQEEYQTGRFAALSREYMDQNVGLARTSGLFYPLLTLLAGLAMAVSLWMGGSAIAAGRITVGEFVLFIVYLGMLTWPMIALGWVVNLFQRGGASMGRVSRILAMEPAVATRPGAYAPAEVRGEIEFRGVRFRYPGTERDVLDGLSFHVRPGETAAIVGPTGSGKSTVIALLSRLYDPTEGEVLLDGVPVANWDLARLRAAVALVPQDTFLFSTTIRENLALGFEDAEEEAAGDRIRDAARVARLHDTVEEFPGGYDTLLGERGINLSGGQKQRAALARAVARDAPVLVLDDALSAVDTHTEYEILEGLRGVLAGRTSVIVSHRVTAVMHADLILVLDGGRVAEQGTHEALLRAGGVYAALQRRQLLAEEVDGDDLLAPAGAAV from the coding sequence GTGAAGCAGCTGCGCGCACTTCTGCCCTACCTGCGGCCCTACCGCGTCCTCATCGCGTGGGGGATCGTGCTGGTCGTGGCCTCCAACGCCCTGAACATGGCGAGCGTGGAGTGCATCAAGTGGGGCACCGACGTGCTGGACCGCCAGGGCGCCGGCGGCGCGCCGATGATCGCGCGGTACGCCGGTCTCCTCGTCCTCTTCGCGCTCCTGAGCGGCGCGGGCCGCTACGGGATGCGCGAGATCCTGAACGGCGTCAGCCGGCGGGTGGAGAACGACCTGCGCGACGACCTCTTCGCGCACCTGCTGCGGCTGGACGCCGGGTTCTTCGGCGGCCACCCCACGGGCGAGATCATGAGCCGCGCGACGAACGACATCTCCGCCGTGCGGATGGTGGCGGGCCCAGCTTACATGTACCTCGCCAACACCGTGGTGTTCGCCGTCTTCGCCCTGGGGCGCATGGCGTGGATCGACGCGCGTATGACGGTGCTGTCGCTGGTGCCGATGGTGCTGCTGCCGCCGGTCACCATCGGCTTCGGCAACGTGATCCACGACCGGTTCGAGAAGATCCAGGAGCAGTTCGGCGTGCTCTCCACCATGGCGCAGGAGAACCTGGCCGGCGCCCGGATCGTGAAGGCGTACGGGCAGGAGGAGTACCAGACGGGCCGCTTCGCCGCTCTCTCGCGCGAGTACATGGACCAGAACGTGGGCCTGGCGCGCACGTCGGGCCTCTTCTACCCGCTGCTGACGCTGCTGGCCGGGCTGGCGATGGCGGTCAGCCTGTGGATGGGCGGCAGCGCCATCGCCGCGGGCCGTATCACCGTGGGCGAGTTCGTGCTCTTCATCGTCTACCTGGGGATGCTGACCTGGCCCATGATCGCGCTGGGATGGGTGGTCAACCTCTTCCAGCGCGGCGGCGCGTCGATGGGCCGCGTCTCCCGCATCCTGGCGATGGAGCCCGCCGTCGCCACCCGTCCCGGCGCGTACGCCCCGGCCGAGGTGCGCGGGGAGATCGAGTTCCGCGGCGTCCGCTTCCGGTATCCCGGTACGGAGCGCGACGTCCTCGACGGCCTCAGCTTCCACGTCCGCCCCGGCGAGACCGCCGCCATCGTAGGCCCCACGGGCTCGGGGAAATCCACCGTCATCGCCCTGCTCTCGCGCCTGTACGACCCCACGGAGGGCGAGGTGCTGCTGGACGGCGTGCCGGTGGCCAACTGGGACTTGGCGCGCCTGCGGGCGGCCGTGGCACTGGTGCCGCAGGACACCTTCCTCTTCTCGACCACGATCCGCGAGAACCTGGCGCTGGGCTTCGAGGACGCGGAAGAGGAGGCGGCCGGTGACCGCATCCGCGACGCCGCCCGCGTGGCGAGGCTGCACGACACGGTGGAGGAGTTCCCCGGCGGGTACGACACGCTGCTGGGCGAGCGCGGCATCAACCTGTCCGGCGGGCAGAAACAGCGCGCCGCCCTGGCCCGCGCCGTGGCCCGTGACGCGCCCGTGCTGGTGCTGGACGACGCGCTGAGCGCCGTGGACACGCACACCGAGTACGAGATCCTGGAGGGGCTGCGCGGCGTCCTGGCCGGGCGCACCAGCGTGATCGTGAGCCACCGCGTGACGGCGGTGATGCACGCCGACCTGATCCTGGTGCTGGACGGCGGGCGCGTGGCCGAGCAGGGCACTCACGAGGCGCTTCTGCGTGCCGGCGGCGTGTACGCCGCGCTCCAGCGGCGGCAGCTTCTGGCCGAGGAGGTGGACGGGGACGATCTCCTTGCACCGGCTGGAGCCGCCGTCTAA
- a CDS encoding isoprenylcysteine carboxylmethyltransferase family protein, with protein MRRTSSVLGSILFLFVAPGFVAGVAPRWISRWEMRPPLLGFEAMRWIGGLVLALGMVLLIDAFARFALEGRGTPAPVAPTERLVVTGPYRFVRNPMYVAVVSLILGQGLLLGQTRVLVYGALVWLLMHLFVLAYEEPTLRASFPDDYAAFTRHVPRWLPRLGPWRG; from the coding sequence ATGAGACGAACGAGCTCGGTGCTGGGATCGATCCTCTTCCTGTTCGTCGCGCCCGGCTTCGTGGCTGGCGTAGCGCCCCGGTGGATCAGCCGATGGGAGATGCGGCCGCCGCTGCTGGGCTTCGAGGCAATGCGCTGGATTGGCGGGCTCGTGCTGGCGCTCGGCATGGTGCTGCTGATCGATGCGTTCGCGCGGTTCGCGCTGGAAGGCCGCGGCACCCCCGCGCCCGTCGCGCCGACGGAGCGTCTGGTCGTCACCGGGCCTTACCGCTTCGTGCGCAACCCGATGTACGTCGCCGTCGTCTCGCTGATCCTCGGCCAGGGGCTGTTGCTGGGCCAGACACGCGTCCTCGTCTACGGCGCCCTCGTCTGGTTGCTGATGCACCTGTTCGTCCTCGCGTACGAGGAGCCGACGCTCCGCGCATCGTTCCCAGACGACTACGCCGCCTTCACCCGCCACGTCCCCCGCTGGCTCCCGCGCCTCGGCCCGTGGCGTGGCTAG
- a CDS encoding PIN domain-containing protein, translated as MASTPTRVCLDLNVFVAAEIAVGMGRRDTTPIRLVDACRSGRFDLVISRAMLDRLTDVLQRPPLRLSLVLAAERTELIAELASLPNLIVGGAGVLPLRDVEDRGVLEAALAGRAQYLATYNMSDFESGAMRDPESGDLRIRGLSILPPADLARRLGLC; from the coding sequence GTGGCAAGCACTCCGACGCGTGTGTGCCTGGATCTGAACGTCTTCGTCGCCGCCGAGATCGCGGTTGGGATGGGCCGGCGGGATACCACGCCGATCCGGCTGGTGGACGCGTGCCGGAGCGGGCGCTTCGATCTCGTGATCTCGCGCGCGATGCTGGACCGGCTCACCGACGTGCTCCAGCGTCCCCCGCTGCGGCTCAGCCTCGTGCTGGCGGCCGAGCGCACGGAGCTCATCGCCGAGCTCGCATCGCTGCCGAACCTGATCGTCGGCGGTGCGGGCGTCCTCCCCCTTCGCGACGTGGAGGACCGCGGTGTCTTGGAGGCTGCGCTCGCCGGCCGGGCGCAGTACCTCGCCACGTACAACATGAGCGACTTCGAATCGGGCGCGATGCGCGACCCGGAGAGCGGCGACCTCCGCATCCGTGGCCTGTCGATCCTCCCGCCCGCCGACCTCGCGCGACGGCTGGGTCTCTGCTGA
- a CDS encoding HAMP domain-containing sensor histidine kinase, which translates to MTDLRLHIQGDHETAARLREVLAREGFRLAGEPGAAETAAVTVELDGAHAPSGREGLARRVEELERTVLELRNLDVAKSQFLTNVSHELRTPLTAIVTYGEILRDGLLGEISPRQREAIESMIGSCRQLLAMIEEILTYARTNARAIVLQPTEFDVAEVVQSVYEMNASLIERKNLRYEAALNGELPLVHADRDKVAHVLGNLIGNAIDFTPDLGSVRVEARRARHDEAWLEVVVSDSGIGIDARNHELIFQEFAQVDASRARMHHGTGLGLAIARKFVQLHGGEIWVESELGNGSRFYFTLPTVEAAHRVGQA; encoded by the coding sequence ATGACCGATCTCCGACTGCACATCCAGGGCGATCACGAGACGGCGGCCAGGCTGCGCGAGGTCCTCGCGCGCGAGGGCTTCCGGCTGGCCGGCGAGCCCGGCGCCGCCGAGACGGCCGCCGTCACCGTGGAGCTGGACGGCGCGCACGCTCCGTCCGGCCGCGAGGGGCTGGCCCGGCGCGTGGAGGAGCTGGAGCGCACGGTGCTGGAGCTGCGCAACCTGGACGTGGCCAAGTCGCAGTTCCTGACCAACGTCTCGCACGAGCTGCGCACGCCGCTCACGGCCATCGTCACCTACGGCGAGATCCTGCGCGACGGCCTGCTGGGCGAGATCAGCCCCCGGCAGCGCGAGGCCATCGAGAGCATGATCGGCAGCTGCCGGCAGCTCCTGGCCATGATCGAGGAGATCCTCACCTACGCCCGCACCAACGCCCGCGCCATCGTCCTGCAGCCCACCGAGTTCGACGTGGCCGAGGTGGTGCAGTCGGTATACGAGATGAACGCGTCGCTCATCGAGCGCAAGAACCTGCGCTACGAGGCGGCGCTGAACGGCGAGCTGCCGCTGGTGCACGCCGACCGCGACAAGGTGGCGCACGTGCTGGGCAACCTCATCGGCAACGCGATCGACTTCACGCCGGACCTGGGCAGCGTGCGCGTGGAGGCCCGCCGCGCGCGGCACGACGAGGCGTGGCTGGAGGTGGTGGTCAGCGACAGCGGCATCGGCATCGACGCGCGCAACCACGAGCTGATCTTCCAGGAGTTCGCGCAGGTCGACGCGTCGCGCGCCCGCATGCACCACGGCACGGGCCTGGGCCTGGCCATCGCACGCAAGTTCGTGCAGCTGCACGGCGGCGAGATCTGGGTGGAGAGCGAGCTGGGCAACGGCAGCCGCTTCTACTTCACCCTCCCCACGGTCGAGGCGGCGCACCGCGTGGGCCAGGCGTGA